From a single Eleginops maclovinus isolate JMC-PN-2008 ecotype Puerto Natales chromosome 20, JC_Emac_rtc_rv5, whole genome shotgun sequence genomic region:
- the zhx3a gene encoding LOW QUALITY PROTEIN: zinc fingers and homeoboxes protein 3 (The sequence of the model RefSeq protein was modified relative to this genomic sequence to represent the inferred CDS: deleted 1 base in 1 codon) yields MASKRKSTVPCMIPSKSKHVREEIILGSLPELLPTIPEDSILSISGEKSGHFSHSSSKSDSGSDMQKGGAYSCPKCRFESRDLNYFLDHMHNCHLDFRAQPTFYCLNCEVSVVRFEALALHNATAHPKIMEGLVTASLTVNKRDGVTTVEQTLFTESGEDYRECSISLTKTPIAKLMKAKGEHKKIVVSHTVEVRKIDTGKDVDPSVLTNVPEIQNGALSLSAAPAMPRTTVAHVMKTTVSNQVFHQHTPSLYSSPSSDSNKDLPKVMIPLSSIPTYDAAMDTSSFLKTSFGKFPYPTKAELCYLTVVSEFPEEQIKLWFTAQRLKQGISWSPEEIDEARRKMFNTVFQGGAPQKQPAAQRHVNHIVTHHTVHGGSKGPNFQMAKLPFGGMRTRPVGASQTSMSTNPNVTRVSYSTPIVPPRFPSVVRTTQVLTKSIQPTVEPHKSNGLSLDMAGSSVCVSSTSSSRSSSSSSSCSSSSSISSYSSSSNGVETVNRKPVQNSSPRNSISTGSTTMSNNDEHRVAVSNGRANVQSSSPIRSEGSNGPKSQVIINNTSKSNITCNNHNSGTISPREQSSAAYPDDERINQTKSNNSSIINEHPSAPCNDSVPNLNHASKSPTESTSTSVIAKSSVLDEGKGNKDFPIKGMSILQQLINEEDPYVGDRSGPELKINPIKINLKRLKMNEPDTTADIAHPDHKSEIAEVPSFSPPWANKNPQQLQILRQVFSNTRWPSSQQYEELSGQTGLPKSEVVRWFSDSRYSHKNGQLKWLDTYQRPPAVTEEVRSHGDAEDESQKDAPAAKKKLVELDVNKHLEGEAGLNSRVVWQDSFSPLLGLMGSEGSVDRGLAEEAVQPGVLQDPWSERAEDHQQPEATQSLINQSDANQARDRLRMELLEV; encoded by the exons ATGGCCAGCAAGAGGAAATCCACAGTACCATGCATGATACCATCCAAATCTAAACATGTTCGTGAGGAAATCATACTGGGATCACTACCAGAACTGCTACCAACCATCCCAGAAGACAGCATACTCAGCATCTCTGGAGAAAAGTCTGGCCATTTCTCTCACAGCTCCTCCAAATCCGACAGTGGCAGCGACATGCAGAAAGGTGGTGCATACAGCTGTCCAAAGTGCCGTTTTGAGTCCAGAGATCTAAACTACTTTTTGGATCACATGCACAACTGCCACTTAGACTTCAGGGCTCAGCCCACTTTCTACTGCCTGAACTGTGAGGTGTCAGTGGTCCGCTTTGAGGCTCTGGCACTCCATAATGCTACCGCCCACCCTAAGATAATGGAGGGCTTGGTCACTGCCTCCCTAACTGTCAACAAGAGGGATGGAGTCACAACAGTGGAGCAGACCCTCTTCACAGAGAGCGGAGAAGACTACAGAGAATGCTCGATCTCCCTCACAAAAACACCAATTGCAAAGCTGATGAAAGCCAAGGGGGAGCACAAAAAGATAGTGGTTTCTCACACCGTGGAGGTACGCAAGATAGACACTGGAAAGGATGTAGACCCCAGCGTGCTGACAAATGTGCCTGAAATCCAAAACGGGGCTCTCAGTCTTTCTGCCGCCCCAGCTATGCCGAGGACAACTGTCGCTCACGTGATGAAGACGACAGTGTCCAACCAAGTCTTTCACCAGCACACTCCCTCCCTTtactcctccccctcctctgatTCCAATAAAGACCTTCCAAAGGTGATGATCCCCCTCAGCAGTATCCCCACCTACGATGCCGCCATGGACACCAGCAGCTTTCTCAAAACATCCTTTGGCAAATTCCCCTACCCGACCAAAGCCGAACTCTGCTACCTGACGGTGGTCTCAGAGTTCCCAGAGGAGCAGATCAAACTGTGGTTCACCGCCCAAAGGCTCAAGCAGGGCATAAGCTGGTCTCCGGAAGAGATCGACGAGGCCAGGAGGAAGATGTTCAACACGGTGTTCCAGGGTGGGGCGCCGCAAAAGCAACCTGCTGCACAACGGCACGTCAATCACATCGTAACCCACCACACTGTCCACGGAGGCTCAAAAGGACCAAACTTTCAGATGGCCAAACTTCCCTTTGGTGGTATGAGAACCAGGCCGGTCGGAGCCTCACAAACAAGCATGTCAACCAACCCCAATGTCACCAGGGTCTCGTACTCTACTCCGATTGTCCCCCCGAGGTTCCCATCTGTCGTCAGAACAACGCAGGTACTGACCAAGAGTATTCAACCCACTGTGGAGCCACACAAGAGCAATGGCCTGAGCCTGGATATGGCTGGAAGCAGCGTGTGTGTCAGTAGCACCAGCAGCAGTcgaagcagcagtagcagcagtagttgcagtagcagcagcagcatcagcagctaTTCCAGCAGCAGTAATGGAGTCGAGACTGTCAACAGGAAACCGGTGCAGAACAGCAGCCCAAGAAACAGCATCTCCACTGGCTCTACCACCATGAGCAATAATGATGAGCACCGTGTTGCCGTCTCCAACGGGAGAGCAAACGTCCAAAGCAGTTCGCCAATCAGATCGGAAGGTTCAAACGGCCCCAAGAGTCAAGTGATCATCAACAACACCAGCAAATCCAACATCACCTGTAACAATCACAACAGCGGCACCATCAGTCCACGAGAGCAGTCGAGCGCCGCG TACCCTGACGACGAGCGCATCAACCAGACCAAGTCCAACAACAGCAGTATTATCAATGAACACCCCAGTGCTCCCTGTAACGACAGCGTCCCTAACCTGAACCATGCCAGCAAATCCCCAACTGAAAGCACCAGCACTTCTGTCATTGCGAAATCATCTGTTTTAGACGAGGGTAAAGGCAACAAGGACTTTCCCATTAAAGGCATGTCAATCCTACAGCAGCTAATCAACGAGGAGGACCCGTATGTTGGAGACAGGAGCGGCCCAGAGCTGAAGATCAATCCCATCAAGATCAACCTCAAGAGGCTGAAGATGAACGAACCCGATACTACAGCTGATATCGCACATCCTGATCATAAGTCGGAGATAGCCGAGGTGCCGTCTTTCTCACCACCCTGGGCCAACAAGAACCCCCAGCAGCTGCAGATCCTCCGCCAGGTTTTCTCCAACACGCGCTGGCCCAGCAGTCAGCAGTACGAGGAGTTGAGCGGCCAGACGGGCCTTCCCAAGTCGGAGGTGGTGCGCTGGTTCAGCGACAGCCGTTACAGCCACAAGAACGGGCAGCTGAAGTGGCTCGATACCTACCAACGACCACCGGCAGTGACAGAGGAAGTGAGGAGCCACGGAGACGCCGAAGACGAGTCACAGAAGGACGCTCCAGCGGCCAAAAAGAAACTTGTTGAGCTCGACGTGAACAAGCACCTTGAAGGAGAGGCAGGACTGAACTCGCGGGTCGTGTGGCAGGATTCATTCTCTCCGCTGCTCGGTCTGATGGGTTCCGAGGGGAGCGTGGATCGCGGCCTAGCTGAGGAGGCAGTGCAGCCGGGAGTCCTGCAGGACCCCTGGTCAGAGAGAGCCGAGGACCACCAGCAACCAGAGGCCACTCAGTCACTCATCAACCAGAGTGATGCCAATCAGGCCAG GGATCGCCTGAggatggagctgctggaggtgtGA